The genomic interval CACCTAAAGGTTCTCCATTCCAGGTGCCAAGTAACTGATTGTTTAAATTCTCGTATTGAAGTTTAGAGGCACCACCACCAAATAATGAGCCGCGTAAATATAATAAGGTATCTGCTAAACACAAAACATCAGGAGGCATGCCACTTTCAGGTGTTTGTTCTCCAACCTTCTGAATTGTAATGGTGTATTTTTTACCTTCAAGGGCTTGATTAAAAACTTCAACGGCTGAGGTCGTGCCAACATCGACAATAACTTCTTTGTTACCATCTGAAATTCTTACAGAATTTATAACGCTGCCACTTTTATTTGACGGATTGATAGCTACTCGGTCAAGTTTTTGTTTGTGTTTAAATACAATTTCAATACCAATTCTACTTGATGTATCTTCAGGGTCAGAACACCATATTGTACTTGGATCATCATCAAGCAAATTTAAAGGATGGTATAAACCTTTATCTTCTGTTGCTTGATACTGACTAGTTGCTCTAACAAAAGAAATACTAGCAGCTACGCCATCAGTAGAAGCAACGAGAATATATAATACTAGCACTGCTTTTAACAATCTCATCGTCACCACCATATATAAATAGATATATAGTGCACATGACACATATTGCCAAGACGAGCGTTATACCTATCTTGCTGTTTGAGTTATGCAACTTATGTGTTTTATTTAATATATGCCCCCTCTTTGACTGCAGTACAATCCTTCATATACCAAATTTCATATGCTACAATTAAAATATATGTGAGAAATTGTTATGGCCGACAGACAACTAGTTGTAATTGCTGCTAATTTTACATTTTCATTCCCGGCCAAAATGCTTGCACACATAAGTAACAATATAAAACTAGGAGAACATATCACTCAGTACGCTACCAATGGCGATATTAAGGGTCTTGAGCAACAATGCTACCAGCGCGTACTTAATACTAAAGGGCCAGTAGTATTAATTGGGATTTGTATACAGCCAGACACCCATATCATGGCTGATTTTAAGCAGGCCAAAATACCGGTAATACTAATTGATGAAACAGCCGAAGGAGCATCTACGATAACGACCAACAATTTTTTGGGTGGCTATTTAGCTACGGAACATCTTATTCATAAAGGTTATCGCAATATTGCCATTATATCAGGGCGTACTGATGTACAAGGTGGCTATAATTCTATAAAACGCTTAGAAGGAGCACGCCAAGCTTATTATGACAATGGACTAATATTTAATAAAAATTACATAATAGAGGTACAAGATTATTCTTATGTTGATGGCTTAAAAACAATGCAAGAAATCATACAAGACAACAAACATGTTGATGCTATTTTTTGCGCTGCAGGTGATGATTCTGCAGCAGGGATTCTTCGTGCTGCTCGTGAGCATGGCTTATCAGTACCAAAAGACTTAGCTATAGTAGGATATGATGACACGGAAGTTGCACAAATTTTATCTCCATCTTTAACAACTATCAAACAGCCACTAAAAGAAATGGCAGAAACAGCCTATAAAATTGCAGTGACAGAAAACCTTGATGAATTAATTAATAATCGGCGAAATGTGGCATTTGAACCTGAGTTGATTATACGCGAGTCCACATAAAAAAATAATGCATTATAGCTAACATTTTTTTATCTTGGTCAGCACCTTTTTTATCCATGATTCAACCGCTGCAACTGTACGAGGGATATTAGTTAAAACTCTATACCCACTTTTAGTAACTAGTACGTCATCTTCGATACGAATTCCGATACCTCGATATTTTTTGGGTACGGTTAGATCATCTTTTTGAAAATATAAACCTGGTTCTATGGTTAATACCATTCCGGTTTCAAGCTTGCCACGTCGATAACGTTTCTGACGAGCGCGATCACAATCATGCACATCAAGTCCAAGCAAATGTGAGGTACTATGAAGAGTATATCTCCGGTAATATTGCTTTTGTTTTTCTAACGCAATTTTGGCGCTCATAGACAAAATGCCTAAGTGCTCTAATCCTTGCGCTAACACTTTAGCAGCAGCACGGTGTGGAGCAAGAAAGTCATTGCCTGGTTTCACCGCATTCATTGCGGCGAGATGCGCAGACAACACTAACTCATAAATAATTTTTTGGGTTTGCGAAAAACGCCCACTTGCTGGGATGGTACGTGTAACATCAGCGGTATATAGCTCATGACTTTCAACACCAGCATCAATCAGCACCAAATCCTTCTTGCTAATTGGGCCATCATTATTTGGCCAATGTAAAGTACAAGCATGAGCCCCTGCAGCAACGATTACTCCATAGCCAACATCATTGCCTAAAAGTCGAGCCCGTGAAGCAAAAGCACATTCAAGCTCACGCTCGTTACGTGCTTTAGGCAACAATTTAATAATATCTTCAAATGCGCTACGGGTAGTCTTGGCTGCTTGTACAAGTGCATCTATTTCGGTTTGATCTTTTACAATACGCATTTCGGCAATGAAAGTTGCAAGTTCATCGTCGCGTTTTTTATGACGCGCCCATTTAGCATCAAAAACAGGATCTATATTGCGGACAATACGATAACTTGAACGACGCTTTTTTAATTTACGCAATAAAGTTTCAAGCTCTGCTAATGGCTGGCATTCATCAACACGATAGCGAATCTTATTTTCGTGCAAAGTTAAACGCGGCCCGACCCAAAGTTCGCCCTTTATGCGATCAGTAAAAAAACGTTGATCTT from Deltaproteobacteria bacterium carries:
- a CDS encoding substrate-binding domain-containing protein produces the protein MADRQLVVIAANFTFSFPAKMLAHISNNIKLGEHITQYATNGDIKGLEQQCYQRVLNTKGPVVLIGICIQPDTHIMADFKQAKIPVILIDETAEGASTITTNNFLGGYLATEHLIHKGYRNIAIISGRTDVQGGYNSIKRLEGARQAYYDNGLIFNKNYIIEVQDYSYVDGLKTMQEIIQDNKHVDAIFCAAGDDSAAGILRAAREHGLSVPKDLAIVGYDDTEVAQILSPSLTTIKQPLKEMAETAYKIAVTENLDELINNRRNVAFEPELIIREST
- a CDS encoding aminopeptidase P family protein; this encodes MISKRQQKLKKSVVKRAKHDSATPAALIEFMMGHWQKKTTKRLIPIKNWVKHAARRRRLAQAFPHETLIIPTGREKMRNSSTPYRFRAASDFYYLVGNLEPDCVLVLQPQKQGRHKHVLYVEPDCSRKDQRFFTDRIKGELWVGPRLTLHENKIRYRVDECQPLAELETLLRKLKKRRSSYRIVRNIDPVFDAKWARHKKRDDELATFIAEMRIVKDQTEIDALVQAAKTTRSAFEDIIKLLPKARNERELECAFASRARLLGNDVGYGVIVAAGAHACTLHWPNNDGPISKKDLVLIDAGVESHELYTADVTRTIPASGRFSQTQKIIYELVLSAHLAAMNAVKPGNDFLAPHRAAAKVLAQGLEHLGILSMSAKIALEKQKQYYRRYTLHSTSHLLGLDVHDCDRARQKRYRRGKLETGMVLTIEPGLYFQKDDLTVPKKYRGIGIRIEDDVLVTKSGYRVLTNIPRTVAAVESWIKKVLTKIKKC